The following nucleotide sequence is from Cucumis melo cultivar AY chromosome 1, USDA_Cmelo_AY_1.0, whole genome shotgun sequence.
TCAATGATTTGAAGCATATATAGGATTAAATGAAACTCTAATTTAGTTGTATAAAAAGAACAACATTTGAAGTATAGGGTTCTGAtcaagaccacaaaagaaattaaagactatatttgagaaaaagaatgaaattgttGAGGCTATACCTTGAGGAGGAGGAACCCCCACAGGAGGAGGTTGTTGTTCATGAAAACTCATCTTTGAGACTGTACttttcaacttctttttttGATTAATTACTCCTCAAAATGGTAAAGAAGGACTTCAAATTAATGATTAGTGGACGAGGAAACCAAAGAGTTTTAATTTATTGCTATAATGGCATAGATTATTATTGTTAAACTtgtaataaaattataattaaagagCTAGGTGTTTGATGTAATCATTTTGTCCTTTTCTAATTACATTGTAGTAACCCTAATTAATCAATATATGGTTTCTCCAATGTCATGTAATCTATAACAACACATACGAAGTACTACACCAACACAagatttataatttaaaattttgaaatataattaattaaaacatttgGAATGTTTTGCAAATGTTTTAAGGGTTATATATAAGACACAATggaaataaaaggaaaaaaaaaaaggaaggatcAAATTTATAAAGCGACCGAGAATTTGTGACAATTATAACATTTTAACTTTGTAAAGAGCCAAAACATATGTTTCGTATGGCCCAAGAGCCAACCATAATTCCAAAATCTAATTAAGTGGGTTTAAGAGAGAGTCAAGTCTGATAAGCAAACAAAACCTAAACTCACAGTTACCCTTTGGAAACTCCAGTTTCCGTTCATTTTAGAAGTTCAGAGTAATCTAGAGAGTTTAAAGAGAATTCTCTTGAACAATAAAAACTGTACACTAAGTtctttaaaattgaaaaactcTGTAAACCCAACACATATTTAAAGAGAGAATCGAAGAATCAAAATATTAGAAAGATAGTACAACCACATTCATATAAACCAACATAAACTCAAATTCTAATTTCATGAAACATGCATCCGaatagtaaatttaaaattcaaaatcaatctACTCCCACCACATAAAAAATTCATATTCAAAAGATACAATTATATTTCCAAGTGATTTCTCaactataatttaaaaaaatcacacTTTGGCATATTTTGGGTAGAAAGTAATCAAAAACTATAAAAAGGGTCATAATCAAGAAGAAAAGACAAAAGTGTTTTAAGTAAAGGCCAAAGTGTGTCCAATGCTCAAAAACATGAAGAGGCATAAGTGCCCATCTATGCTCCCTTACTTGGTTTTGTTAAAAGGGTACACAAAGCCTTGCTGTCTAACCATgtgaatataatatatatacatacatatatatatatatatatatatatatatatatatatatatatatatatatatatatgttgctcctttctctctctcctaATTTCCAATTGCTAACCTACCAACCAACTGGCATGCAGTTTTTGATTCATTATTTTCCCTTTAAAATCCCCCTCCctctcaatatatatatatatatatataaacttaagTGTTCATAGTTCATAAACTTTTCATATTcactcaactttttttttttggtgttgGGAATGGATCATGGTCGTAACTTATTTGTTTCTTCAGATGGGTCTGTGGAATCTGGTTGGACAGTGTATTTGGAgaattcttcttcttatttcaGTAGAAGAATTGATGATCATAAGGATTtttatgatgatgatgatgatgatgaagatcaaGAAGTGGATTTGTCTATGGTTTCTGATGCTTCTTCTGGCCCTCAAATTTTCCCggaaaacaataataatgaaCTTGTTTTCCCTCAAAATTACGACAATCCTCCGCCGTGTTATTGCGCTAAAACCGCCGGAAGTTTGCTAAAAACTGGCCGGAAAATGAAGGGCGGTGAGAGCGACCGACGGCAGCAGCAAACCACGTCGTTTCTTGATGACACTGCTACTTCTGATCCCAACTTCAACCTCAATAATTCGGTacaactttttcttttgttttttaattttacttttattttatgttttttattcaAGAAATTAGTCATAACAATTGTctaaaattcttttttcttcaagaaatttgaaggaaaaaaaaaaaaaaaaacaaaaaatgaaagttTATGCAAATGTAGAGCTTACCTCAATGAACATTTCAATGGTCATAAAATTTGTAGTTTCAATCTACTTATCTTCGATTGTTGTATTAAAGAGAAAAGGAGagatttataatttcttttggtaaactattttattttgtttttaaatttttttttatattagaATTATAAACATTCGTTCGATCTCGAATATTTTTTgctttatgtatatttttttttttacttatgttttgaaaggcaaattttttgaaaactaaagCTCATAAccatttcaattttttgtttttttttcttaaatttaggttttaaaattttcttattaGAACAAAAActatattgtttttgttttcttgtgttttttaaaaacgaaatatattttttaaagttttttttttcctattttcctttttaatttttaaaaaaacttattttaaaaaaatgaattaattacaaaatacacttattttttataatttaattttggtgaTTCTAATTATATTGTAATCATGCAGGAGAATTCAACTTACCAAAATCAATTTAACAGCATCAGAAAATCCTCTCTATCTGGAAACCAAAGGCAGAAAAATCAGTAAATATTATTCTCTCTTCCTTATCAATAATTCATattcaaagtttcaaattaCATAATTCATCTTCAATTATAGTAATTTTCCCTAAACTTTTATGTTATATTATGTAAGCCCTAAAATTTATAAGACTTAGATtactaaatttttaaatttacgACCCAAGTATCTGGATAAATCAAAAATTCGATTATGTCtaaactactcattttcaaatggtatccacgttgttgacaaatattcattttttatttaaaagttttcttataatttaatccataacaattttcgcattgaacccacaaatacttgtattttttagttagatctagatcattagaacgttatGTTGTAGTTAAACTTTTTCTATGCgtgtgctagttcttatactgaaactctcactttgactactattttcaccttcagcacaaatagaagtatatatatatatatataaattaaaatttatgtcGGTTTAGTTTCTAACCTTTAAAGACTGATTTGtaaaaaaatttacattttaagtttatgtctattttactttaaaaattttaaaaaacgtgTGATATATTCTTAaaactattttcatttttattatgtATTGAATCAGTTGTCGTTGACTTGTTTAGCATTTTTAAAATTTCGTAAATTCTATCAGAcacaaaattatcaaaagaaTATAATTCCTATTAGACatatataaaaatagaaatatcaGACTCGTTAGACATTTTTGAAGCCCTGAAATCTGTTGGATACAAAACTAATATATTGTTCAAAATCGTATTATTTTTTAACGCGCTCGTAGAAGTTAAAAGTTATAAGTTTATAAGGTCACAAATTTAAAATCACACAaggtaaaatattaaaacttaaccaattaatattattattaagaaataatttttttttaatgtgaaTATTATCATAATATATAGACTTGTGATTTATAATTATGAAATCATTTTGCTTCCTtaattttgttatgtttcttTACTTGATATAGGTGGTTTAAAGGGAAGAAGAGATCAGGATTGAGGTagaattatattaattttggcTTTGTCAACTATGAAATTTGCCAAAAGGAGTGATGAAGAGATTACCAAAAGGAGTGATGAAGAGATTACTATCATATATATATGATTAGGGTTGTGATTGAGATATGATCAAatggggtttttttttatttaatttttattttgaacaTTGAATTTTCTTGTCAATGGGATTGGACTACTTTTGCTGTGTAGCCATGAGGAAGTGAAAAAAATGACAATTATTGTTGTACTAAATGAACATGTGTATGTTtgtaaagagagagagaataacTAAGCATCagtaatattttttgtttgtattatCCCGACGTTTTTAGAACTTTGGATGACGTTTTTTTTGGTAAAAGTGAAAATTTTTGTAGTGATTAATTGTCATAAAAAAATGACAATATTTATGCTTTGTAAAAAATTAATATGTAATGAATTTTAATTCATTctgctatatttt
It contains:
- the LOC103495318 gene encoding protein SOB FIVE-LIKE 5-like, coding for MDHGRNLFVSSDGSVESGWTVYLENSSSYFSRRIDDHKDFYDDDDDDEDQEVDLSMVSDASSGPQIFPENNNNELVFPQNYDNPPPCYCAKTAGSLLKTGRKMKGGESDRRQQQTTSFLDDTATSDPNFNLNNSENSTYQNQFNSIRKSSLSGNQRQKNQWFKGKKRSGLR